In the genome of Rhopalosiphum padi isolate XX-2018 chromosome 1, ASM2088224v1, whole genome shotgun sequence, the window CGAAAATGTTAAATGATTTCCactatctaattttatttttattttttatttatacagataTGTATGAATTGATTGAACAACTTACTGAAGGTATTTCTTTTCTACTATCTAGTAATTGAAGACAATTTGTATTTGGAATTTCAATTGGTTCAGCAACTACATTATCATCAGAATCAGAATTTTCTAACTCAGCACTTGCAGAAGCACAAATTTCAATCACTTGGCTTTTAACAGTAATGTTATCATTCTCTTCAGCTACTGGATCTTCACCCCAGTTGTCAGCATCATCACACCATTCTATAAATGTCGTAGACTGCTGCATATTCTTATAATGATCTACTGCGACCCACTGCCGTCTCAAACATATCCAACTGAATaagaattatgttttattaaacaataatataatttaataaagggTACCTACTCAATACTTTACCTCTGAGATTTATTCCAACATCCTGGACTTATAcatgcatgtatatataatgttctatgataaatagaatttataataggAGCATATATTTGAATGAGTAATGGTATCTGGCGATTACATAGTGGACATTTTGGagaaaaatgttgattttgtgtatcctaataattaaaataaaaatctttttttaaatacatttcttatattattagctTAACAAACTACTTACAGACAATCctcctattttatttattgtatatgcaTCATCAGAACAGCTTTCATTTACAATATGTTCATCCACAAAACCTAATAAGACTTTTCGTGATActtttgacattattttttcttttgcaCGATCAATTATGAGTTTACACCAAAGCCTAAGTAGTATGAATATTTAGTGAGTCTTTAagtgtattaatatgtatatattataaaaccaataaccAGTAATTAGTGATGTACAATTACAGTTACAAACCAGATTACAAATGTGTTAATCTAAAATGCACTagaaaatggaaatattgacacggaatttttcttaataaataaaatatgaatctcTTTATGAAGATTTTTGTATTGAAATGAATACAGATATGTCAACTCAAAATGGTCATCCTTAATCGTAGACTGTCATCAAGTAGTATAATTACTCTTCAAATATCAAAGAAATaagcattatttaaatttcccgAGTGACCATCACGTGggtaataagaaataagaataactTAAGTAACAACTAATAAGTATTCATAGTTTCTCATTTTACCATTGATAATTTAGTAGAGTACATTATCTACGAATTGTACGTACAGGTTATCATTAATCGAGCCGAGCAACAGTGTGTTGTGCTTGTGTACGTCTCTCGTGTTTCAATTGTTTCGGCTGCAGTTTGCAGTTAATACTTTAAATCATACATAAAATTGTGAACACaacaaagttatatttaaacaaatcaggtaataggtattttaatataaaaatattatttgaattaataaataataaatactaaaataatattctatctcACAATTGCAAacgttatttcattttaaatataatcattaagcCAGATTATGGTTCTCTTATCAACCTGAGTTACTAACTTCGTTCGTAAACTTGTCGTATTTGACCGTTGCGAACTTCGGATagtgtatatttttcttttttcataaggttttttttcttctaatctTATGTCAATATCAGTCTAATTATTTTCATGAATTGCGCCTATTGAATAACtttcaaaatatcttaaaaGCTTAGATAATATTTTCCCAGTGCGACAGTCCAGGCCACAACATATGACCTTTGTACACATTAATAAACGGACGTAAGGGTAAGTAATTCAGttgaatattaacaatatacctctacctatctatataattattaacagcaCGAATTAGAACACCTGTTAAAACGTTTcctaatattcttttatttggtttttttttttatttttctaaacccAATTCTAGTTGTCCTAAACTAGATTGTTCAGATAAATTTTAATGGTTTTGGTCtgatttccaaaaatattaagattattattaaccattaaTACTACTGCATACCCTATAGGTACCTCAGTATTTTAGTATCTTGCATTCTTGCTTCTTATAATGTATTGTGACACTGTGGTAGATTAACATCAACGGTTCTTTTGTGTTTGTGTTTGTGTTACGGCGGACATGTTTTGAACAGGTATTTAGCAATCTAATTGTAATTAAAGTTACTGAAAAATGGCACttgactttatattataattattaatttataacaaactatattatatcttagtaatttttatacaatactgagaataaaactaatttttaaaatacatttaaattaaaaattataatataacttgtgCCCAACACatgtttctataaatatattgtgtattatacagagtgatctaagttaatattatttgaattttgaaatagtgaatgtatataattgtacatacaCTCTTACAAAAATCatcatatgtaaatatgtttataaacttATTCATTAGTTGATTTAtgatcttaaattaaaaagtaaaatatattattctatatggaaattttaaattatttgaattatgtgGAAGAACTacatttagtcaaatatttgtgttaaaataggtatatccAAGTGTTTAGTAGTGTTTCCCAAACTGTGGTCCGCACGTATACCGGAGGGGGTCCGCgaacgtaaataattaaaaatacacaaagtaaagcaataaattaggtattattatttattattgtttttaattttaatttttattaagggGTCCGcgatcatttttattatctcGAAGGAGTTTGGCAGAGAAAAAGTTTGGGAAACGCTGGTTTAGTACATTCTGTATTCACAAATAAAGctcaaatattttctttttgtctagtttttattaaatgaaataaaataagtataacaatattttaaattttcattataatatgtataaatcagTTAAAGTTGATACACATTAtattcttcaaaaataaaataatttaaattgcttgtgttcaattatatatacaaaacatatgttattagttattagttattagttattacctatctaatagtttatctatttaatacatGGTTATCTTTAACGTTTAATGTTGGTTATGTGTTTTGTTgtaaattaataggtacctaattgcTAAATACTGGTACTACATATCaagtacactattataataagaaaaactataaaatatattaaatgtcatTTGGATTGTGATTGTACCACCACCAATTATTCTGAGTGTTTATACCAATATACTAAATACCtatctatgatataataataataataataacaattaattttttattatttctaaatttatattgaacattttttcaatacattatttatttgaatttaaaatatattgaggtGTTTGCATTAATAATCATCAtcgataaatttataataatattatattaattaccattgtataaaataatactttgtcAATGTATTATCTTAAAGCATATTAACGTGTAAGAAAGTTTAAGCTTATAACCTATAGGTAACTTAATTGGTTAtgttaagaggacgctatacccgcatgtgttgtctatgtcttactaacgtatataatagcaaatttgcattcaacagaacacattttgtaatgttagctttaatattagagtaaatttacctattatcaaatttaaagctaagaatattatctaggtaatgacataatatgcttttattaatattattatcattttaaagtgagttatgaacattttaaatttgtaatattttacatagctataattcattttaaaatgataatatcaataaaaacatatggCATtgcctaaataatattcttacttttaaattttataataggtaaattttgtctattattaaagctaacatcacaaaatgtgttctgctgaacacaaatttgttatgatgcacgttagtaagacagagacaacatatgCGGGTGTAGTGTCCTCTTaaatgtaataggtaatatatgaatgataacaataatacttttacttgtattataataataaatataaccatttaacaaattaaacatcttataattaatagaattacattaaaataaattacatcggTAGgtagttacaatttattttaatatacatacatatatatatatatattatgtgtaataattattttgtgctTTGGAGTtagttgaaaattgtatacattaacaTAGTaacatatgaatataatatttaataagtaactgggacctttttaatttatatcataatttgtatgtaagTACCTTAAAGtcctatttttaaatagaaaatacataaattgtttgtttttataacttttattaactcataaattaactagaaagaataaatatacttgaattttataatatttacttatatctacttcaaatatttgaaaaattattgtattaataaaactataaaatgattaataaatattaagtaaatcatAACTAATCTTActaatcttttatttattttattttgtctatgCTTAGACTAAGAATAAACTAgattaataacagttttaaattgttaaatttattatctttgatgtttacataattttagtttatgcagaataactattgtttttgttaaaaataagtatttaaatttgttctaTTGTACataccttaaaatgtattatttgaagtacataataaaaaaaaatgtatcaattttttaaactatatttgtaAGGTAGAccctataatacttaaaaaaaaaaaaaaaatatttttgtttttgtatttagaaatcaaatttaaaattaaaaacctgagaagttgaaaaataaaacagaattattaaaaaatagttgaacttaaattatttatatattcataaatcaataattcatagtatttattaaaagataaatatatctatgtaaatgttataaatttgcaGTTCAAtcttatacaattgtataataaggTGATAGAAACATTTGGACTTGGTGTTTTTGTGTCTTGTGTCTGATTGTTGTATTGTGTAGGAACACCAAATGTAATGTCAACAGATCCGCATTGGTTAAAGGGAGTAATAGCTGTTGCAGTTGGCATTGGAATAACGGTTGGTTCAGTTGGGGTGGTTTTTATAACACGGCtactagaaaaaaaagaaaaacttttattaaaacaggaagttgatgaattaaatattgCAATACTTGATCTTCAAGCAGAATTTAAAGCATtaaagtaaaatgtttttaatattttatgttaaatgctTATACATTTtccatgtttattttaattttaggaaaaaaattataaaaccagGAAAAAGATTAACCTTGTCTAGTAGCACTAGTGTAACAAGTGAAGCTAGTTTGTATACAGCACTAGGAACTGACGACGAATTTCACGACATGTCATCAGAAAACGAAGAATCCCAAAATTCAAACATTCTTAATGAAaagtaagttaatttttttccgCTTTGTTgctagtaaaaattataattatattttgtttctataGTCCAGATGGTAGTTTGTCTTCAGAACATTTTAGCGACCATTATACTGGACCTTCTTTACTCAGtgatgatatttttgatcaagtAGATGAATTATTTGAAGGTTCCGATGAAGATAAACTTAAAGCTTATGAAATATTAGTAAACCTTAATGAAGaagtaaatcaatatattttcattctTCTTCTTAGTATACATTTACCAAATGTTTTAATTCGTTTATGTAGCGTACAGACGATATTGAGGTACTTTGGAGGTTAGCAAAATCGTGTCaatttgtatcaaaatattatacggcAGCAAAAAAAAATCCAGAAAAGAGTAAATCTGTTATTGATGAAggttagtaatatttaaaatatttttggtaaatgtaaattctaaaaaaaataatttatttttcaggttTAAAATGGGCAAAGCATGCTTTGGAAATGTATCCAGGTAATTGCAATGCACACAAATGGTTTGCTATTTGTAGTGGTGCTCGTGGTCAGTTAGGTACAactaaagaaaaaattgaaGGAGGTTATGTATTCCAAAATCACATAAATGAAgcaataaaaatcaattctCGTGAtccaactttatattatttaaaaggaaAACTtgaatatgaagtaaaatttattgaatttattaattaatttacaatttaataacaaatcataatatttatttaggttgCTGTCTTGTCATCTTTTGACCGGCGTATAGCTAGTTGGTTATATGGAGAAGTACCTAAAGGTACAATACCAGAggctattgaattatttttaaaatttcaacgtGAATCTCCAATTCAGCTAAAAGACTGTCACCTACATCTTGCCAAGTGTTATCTAGCAAAAAATGAGTATGAGACTGCTGTGCATTGGTTAGAACAAACGTTGCAGCTTCCTGTCAAGGATTCTGAggtcaataaaataatagtctTACATTAATCTTATTATAgttgtaatagttttaaaataacataatcaattattttaggaCAAAGAAACGGATAGTGAAGCCAATCAACTTCtcaagaaatatataaaatataaaaaagtttaggtccatttttattttctgagaatttattattttttttcttttatggcCAAACAacgtgatttttaaattttcaactctatttatgtttattttatttattttttggtgtgATGTAAcagtggtatattataatttaattttagtttatttctatactgtgttataaacttataaacaaaaattatttgcatttccccgaaattttaaaattccaatcatataattttgaaaatattggctCTCAGTTTATTAcagagtattattatatttttgagactattaattttatttatttagaccttttatgttcataattgttatttttacaaatagttATCATGAATCAAACAATATTCGATCAAAGTAATTgctttgatttaatataatatacaaatatatttttttttttaagaattttactgTAAGGAACTGCCATGTTACctctcaaaatatttattaaatatttcttttttattgtaacCTTTAATACACCACTTTTGCAATATAACTTTATgagtaaaaatttatattactaatgaATTGGCCTATTAATgttggtttaatttaaaaatagtgtaattaattacttattagttggagaactataattataattaaaataaatagtgattatagtatattaacatTGTAATAAGTGAATCATTAAGTTGTGAAAAATTGATGTCTGTTCATATGCGTTACTTTTTTGTtgtgcatttataatttaactattgagtatagtttagataatataatctactcaatgataataaatgatacatattacattttgaattgtataagaaaaaaaaatgtaacttatacaattacacataaaaaaatatagttaaatataaccaaacatattttgtattaaatatttatattttaatttagttctaTATTGTCCGTCGTaacctttattaattttaactgctGGTTGTACTTGGCTTGGTATTTCTTTGAGCATgcttttgtacatttatttaatcaaa includes:
- the LOC132929095 gene encoding programmed cell death protein 2-like, which produces MSKVSRKVLLGFVDEHIVNESCSDDAYTINKIGGLSDTQNQHFSPKCPLCNRQIPLLIQIYAPIINSIYHRTLYIHACISPGCWNKSQSWICLRRQWVAVDHYKNMQQSTTFIEWCDDADNWGEDPVAEENDNITVKSQVIEICASASAELENSDSDDNVVAEPIEIPNTNCLQLLDSRKEIPSDHYNMNIYFEPYYISVAYEESSDTVKEHANNLLHNYQNNQMILEEKNEGYEKSLPAHGDKYFETFASTIRKNPGQILRYCRTEGKPLFLYEDSEPNECTNCQGKLLFELQILPSLITYLKLICGEEHHGSGHLEFGTALIYTCENNCWNEGDTYKYECVKVQEEKLF
- the LOC132929080 gene encoding regulator of microtubule dynamics protein 1-like isoform X1 encodes the protein MSTDPHWLKGVIAVAVGIGITVGSVGVVFITRLLEKKEKLLLKQEVDELNIAILDLQAEFKALKKKIIKPGKRLTLSSSTSVTSEASLYTALGTDDEFHDMSSENEESQNSNILNENPDGSLSSEHFSDHYTGPSLLSDDIFDQVDELFEGSDEDKLKAYEILVNLNEERTDDIEVLWRLAKSCQFVSKYYTAAKKNPEKSKSVIDEGLKWAKHALEMYPGNCNAHKWFAICSGARGQLGTTKEKIEGGYVFQNHINEAIKINSRDPTLYYLKGKLEYEVAVLSSFDRRIASWLYGEVPKGTIPEAIELFLKFQRESPIQLKDCHLHLAKCYLAKNEYETAVHWLEQTLQLPVKDSEDKETDSEANQLLKKYIKYKKV